GTAAAGACAGACATTAACCTTAAAGACGAAAATGCAACTGAGAGATTTGAGACTACATTTATATGTCATTGTAGAAGAGCATGGAACAGGGGGCCAAGGGTCTTCTCCCTCTAATAATCTGTCCTCGTGAGCAGCTAAGTCACACTTTAGGTAACATTAACAGCAGCTAGAGTATGCAGTCAGAACATAAGTACTAATAAAAAGCTTATTGCATCAGATGTTAGACTCATTTTGACATTTACGGACAATGAAACATGGAAAGACAACATGCTTGACTCATGTTAAAGAAGTTTTGCAAAATGTTACCTAAAATCGCCAGCTGTTGCAGAATTGCCGTCTCATTGCCAGACATAAAGTAGAATCCGTGTAGTTTTCTGGAAGGtgatatatatgtttttatttcattcccATCAGACAGCTGACCATGAGCTGTCTGGTGTTTCTCAAGTGCTCCCTATAGTCATCCCATACTCTCTCCTTCTCATTTGCCCAGGACTCTGTTCGTGTGTAAATTTATAAAGCCTTAGGGTGATGCAAGAGGGGGGAAAATGGGAGTGTCTAAAGCTGAGTGCTTACCTgtatgaggaagttttcaggAATTTGTTACACAAGATATTAAAATCTATAAATGCATTTGCTTcacattgtttgttttcctaAACCTTTCCAGTATCAAATATCCTAAACATTACAATCTGCTTACTAACTgctatttgaattttttttttatctcaactGGAAAACAGAAGATTGTGCTTGTTGGCAGACAAAAGCGTCTGGAAAAGCTCAACAATGCCACTGTAACTGAAGACTAGGAGAAAGCTGCCTAGCTTTTATAAGGGGGTTAAAAATACTGTGTAACTAGCTCCACCCTGCAGTCTATTTTTAGAACAGCCTGGTTGATAGTTTGTTAGTTAGAGTGTACTTTTTGACTTTCAAATATGACCCCGATTAAATATTTGAAGAACAGCAAACAACATTATTCAGGTTACAGACTCTCTTGTCTGTCAGGTCTCTGTattacccatatggaaaattatgcaaaaaattAAGAATGATGTAAGGTTGAAGTACACATTCACTACTGTAGTCAATGGGAAATTGTTAAAAAAgaatgttttctattttttcccccATATGTTTGCACTTCATCACAGACATAGTAGTTTTTGCAACATAAAGCAAACACTAGAATTGTAAACACTCCCCCTAAGACACATCTAGATTCACACACTTGCCGAGTGGTGGATACTATAGTGAGTGTCTGTCAATTAGGAATGCATATTACTTCCTTTCAGTGTACAACATTTTACATAAGGGACGCAGAATATGTTGACCCTTTTTGTGCAGCCAGTTTATGCTGAGTGGAGCCATCATGACTTTGACCTGGTGTTAAAGGCCAGCATATTTGTAAAGCATTTGGGATGCAGTAAgctcacagagaaacacaacttATGCAGATTTCTTCTCAGTTCTTTTGTTAAAATTTCAGTTTCTTTGCTGACTGGGCTTCATTTTAGACTGCACTTGAGGCATGGTGCTGCTTTCAGCTGAGTGTTGACATTATTCATCTTGACCTTACATATCATCTTAGTCAAAAGTGGAACAGTGTAGGCTAGACTTTGCAGACATCTGAGGTTACAGGGACTATATAAACCAACCTCAGTCATTGCACGTTTGCTCCGACATCTCAGTGTGACTGTGAACATATAACCTATAAGAAATAACTCATGTAGAGAGGGGGGGTCTTGCTCTGTTTTTATAAAGGAAGTCTTCACCACagtgcttttgcacaaagtgtTCTCTTAAATCTTCTCTGGTCACACTTTTGCAAGTCAAATTTTGCAGCACATATGCTCACACACAAAGTCTTTTCAAGCAGAAATCTATTCTGCTTCATTTTACATTTAACTTAAGTCTAAGTGATTTAACTACTAAAcacataacttttaaaacaaaccacaaaGCTTTCACTCTATTTCTAGGTAAAATAGGTAGTAGGGATGTTTCATATCATGGGGGCAAGAATAAAAGCTACCTCAGGCTGACAGAGTGTATTCTACTATTAGGTTCCTAAATTTGATTTcattgtgcaaaatacaattaaaaaaacatttcagcaaGTCAAAATTTACAATGAAGACATATCAGaatgtaatataaataaaaacacaacaaactcaAAGTGAACTCACATACAGaacaaataaatgatgatgagccttaagtcagcagcagcagatttcAACTGTTGGTGCTGAGCTATTTCATATGTGTACACTAAAACATGTCCCATGTCTGTCTTTTGTTACCTTTCATATGATAGTAGTCAGTATGGCATATCTGTCATATCTTAACTATATAAAAGATTCATGTTGTGTAGCTATTAAAACAGGAAACCTGTGCTACCAGCATGCACGATGCATGACAAAAGGTGTgagctggtggtaaactggcttCGAATTGTGGTTGACATCATGGGAGGGAAATGTGTGGTCTCTATGACACAATTGCCAAGAAAGCAGCAATGTGCACTTATGTGGTGATCAATTGTATACCTATTTCTAACCAGATGCTAAAGAACTTTATTATCAATATGAATGTCACGGTTCCATGACGCTGGTTACTACAAATCCCAGATGTGAAAGCGCTGGTCCGCACCGGTGGAGAAGATCTGAGAATTGTCAGGGTTTAAGGCCAAGTGAAGGACTCGATCAGAGTGacctggttaaaaaaaataaataaataaaattaattatttaaaagaaCTGAAAATCAGTTCTTGTTGTTGCTATAAGtagtaagaaaatgaaaaacattaacAGGGAATTAATATTGAATTGTACTACCTTGATTATAATGCATTTTTACattgatttttatgttttttgatgGAATCACACCTCAAAAACCAGGATTAGAAAGAAAAGTTGACAGACATCTTGGATTCAGGAgataatgaaataaaagcaacatGAAGTTAAATGGAAAAAATAGATAATACCGAAAACTGAACAATATAAGCACTCTGTTCCAAACCTCACTGCGCACATATTTGTCTGTGATTCAAACAAGCATTTCATTCAGTAACAACTTCTCCTTGTTTGCCAGTACAACTGAGTCAATCAGAGCCTTATTGGCAAAAATGAGAAGGGGGACTTTATGACTGTGGTTAACCAAGAAAATGGTGACTAAAAATCTGCCTACAGAATAACGGCCTGCATTGGTGCGACTCAATGGGAGCTAcactattttgtttttgtttgtttttttccattatgAAAACAAGTCAATTTCCCTATCTTATCACAACCAGTATTCTTATGGGAATAGGACTTTACCATAAGGGTTGATATCAGTAATTGCACTTCTGAAAAATAGCGCAGAATGACCGTcaagttttcatttaaaatataaaagtacaaaaaaacttaaattaaaaaaaagtaaattttgAAAATTActtgatcattttttttattaagtaaAATTATTCAATATTACACGTTAGCGGGTTGAAAAAGAAAGTGTGCCTTTTGCATTCAGTGCTTGGTTTGAGCCCCCCTGACCAGAAAAAACAGGAATTTAACATTTCTGTTAGCGgtttatttctcattttttccccccttaagCCGTAAGTATTGGTTTTCTAACACCAGCTCACAATACTACAGGAAAGTGAGACAGCTCATATTAAAACTAGTAACCTTAGTTTCATATTCACAAGAGAGAAGCCCAGAACATGAATCACTCAGCACACGATGGCCATTAAAGACATTAGTGGTAGGTGACAAAGCTGCTGCACTGACAACAACTGCTTCTGTGAGAATATTACTCACTGTGTTATTGACACAGCAACATTTGTTCCTATGAGTGTGTTGTCAATGTGTTGAGACTAAGTTGAGATAGTATCAGACAGCAGTGCTGATACAATTTAATGTTGCATTAAACAGAATATTtactttattaataaaaaggTTGTAGTAATGTAGAGCAGTCAcgtgttttttggttttctaaCCTGTGAACTGGTAAATGGGGCTGAGAGAGTGAAACTCCCACACCCAAGATGTGACTTTGTGATGAGGTAGGCCATGACCTGTAACCAGATATCTCTTCTTTTCAGCCCATTGTAGAGAACATATCTGCAAATGAGGGTAAATAGTAATAGTTTATCCagcatttatatacagtaaaacaaaaatatccacaATACTGTAACTCTCAAGCACCTGTGAATTTGTTTGGACAGAAGTAACACAAGATGCTGATTGTGTGTCCCAGATTCTCAGCTCACCATCTTTCCATCCCCCTCCTGTAGCAATAATGTTTCCCTGCCATGGGCACCACCCCATTGCctaaaaaaataacacacacaaaggtGGATACATTGACAGcatttttaaatctctgtttACTAACCCAAAATCCTTACACATTAAAACCATTAGCCTCTTATTCACATTTAACTGCTTTGACGTCTGCTCAGACTCTGTAACTCTGGCTGTGCCAGCCTTTAAAAATGCCAAACATGTCATCACTTGTGAATGGCACTGATATTGTTTTGCAAGTCAGGCAAGTAATAAAAATCAGCATAGCAGGATGTGTGTTCAATAGAGTCTGCTCTATAAGACACACACAAGAATCGGTTTACTTTTAGCCTCCAAATCCAAGTACACAGACCTTGACAGCACTGGGCTGCTTCACTGTCATTATTGGCTGacttgagattttttttcccatgatGTCATCATCCCAGATATGGAGAAGGCCTTCTGTGGAGCCGCTGGCCAGCCATTTGCCTCCTGGTGACCACTGCAGACTGCAGACCCCCTCCCTCTGGGTGGTTGCACCTACCAGAGGTGTGAAAGCCCGAGGGTCAAGGTGACAGATATGTCCAAGAACAGATCCACTGTCAGGAAAAACACTGCTTTTATGGACACTTTTATTGATTAAGTGTCTCCTACCCTGTCCGTGACTAATTCATCTACATTTCTTCTACTAAAGAGATAAAGCTGTATGACTTTAGCTCTTATCCTAAGCCTATCTATcctatttattcattcatttatttagcaTAATTCTTTGAAGATCTTTTccatttcattattaaacaGCACATTCTTTAAATACCAGAACAAACCAAATGGGTACCTGCTAAGTAACTGCTGTTTCCAGGAAAGAGCTCTCACCACAGTCAGGTGTGACAGCAGAAACCtcatgttctgcttgtgttcGACATCCCACAACTAAAGAGTCAAAGAGAGACAAAGACACCACAAACAGTCATCCTGCTTGACACTTCCATTCTCATAGAGCCCCCCATACCACATTTGGTTTGAATAAGTTTCCAACCTCTATGAGCTCATTTACCTGTATCTCCCCTCGTCTAGTCGCGATACTGAGGGCTCTTCCATCTGTGCTCCAGCACAGAGACGAGACCGACTGACGATATTGGCATCCTGATTGTGGACTCAGGTCCAGATGTCCAACCAGACCACGAGTTTCTGAATTCCAAATGTAAACTGAAGAGCCGAGTCCTAATGCAACCATGCCATTACAGCTGCAGTCGAGAAGGTTAGTGTCTGAAATGACAAAGTTGCAAAAACAAAGGACTACAGAGGACTATATTGTAGGCATAAATTATTGATGAACAGAATGAGCCTTAATTATAAacattataatttttttgttaaatctgtTATATCCACCAAAGTGTTTTCAGTAAGTatttttcagaaaaacaaaacaaaacaagtagcAGATGTTCCAGGTTGTATTTTTGTTGCCCATATGGCTATGCtatttaaaataatgaaatttcACCAGCACACCCCAACACAACCACCATTATTCATCAAACATGATGGAAATGTTATAGCACGTAGATGTGCAACTTCTTAGTGGCCCAATACTGATAGAAGAAGAAGTGTCACCTGATCCTAATCCAGAACAGCAAGCTTATcagttttaaatgcaaataagCCCACAAATAAGCACCAACCAACAGTGGTGAAGTAAAGGCCCAgcagagcatctcaagggaGGAAGCACCACATTTAATCATGTCCATGCATTCTAGACTTCAGGCAGAATTAATGCAATGCAAAGGATTACTAGTTTGTTCAATTACTTCTGACCCTTTAAAAATGAGATTATTTATAAAAGTGACTATAATTCCTAAACAGCTAATGCAAAGCATTATTAACCCCAATGAATTTAAGGTGAAAACTACATTTCAGCCACATTTGGATTGTTTTACAGTCTACTgtggtgtctgtgaaggttctcagtcacccgggtcattgtagtctaaggagcttggaaagaaacatctactgtggtggtgtacagaagCAAAAAAACAGTATTTGTAAAAGTCATTTAGGGCTTCATTTTCTCTTACAGTAGTCATTCAGCAGTGATGGTGCACCCAACTTAACCACTGACTTCCCGTGCAGGCTCAGAGTGGCTTTGTTCAGAGTGGCAAATGGCTGAAGATCATATTTTCTTTCATCATAACCTTCAatgataaaatataatttaaaagatATTGTTACAAAACATACATTGTACATCTGCTGTTAATCCATTAATTTTCAAACGCTTTCTTTGTTGTGTCGTGTTTTTGACATAAATCAATAGTTGCAGCAAGCATCCACATTGATGTACATTAAGCACTTGTTGCATTAAACTAGAACGTGTTGAAACTAGTGATGACTGCTAAAGTGCCTAAGTGTGAATAAAGTCTCAAGAGAATTTAACACGTGATTTCTTTCAAACTTGTCTTCCTTATTGCTATTCAAATGTCATCTTTGTTGTCTTTGTACGCTACCAAATTTCTCCAGACTTCAAAAACTGGTGTGCAGTCTGATAAAGTAAACCTATAATTACATCATCCAgcattcaaaaaacaaaacgaaaaaaaactgcagcgtGATCAAAGTATGTATTTGGGTTCCCCAGTATGACATCATGTAGTATCAGTCCAGAGATCATTCACacaatcatttatatttctttgagagaaaaagaaacatgatcTACCTGAGCGATTGAGATTTTCAGGTTCTTGAACTGCAGGTCTCCACACCCATcgctgtaaaacaaaaacaaaaaaagggaaaagaattATTACTATTCAGGTTTCAAAAATATCTAACATTAGCATATCATTGAAAGTTAGCATTAGCAATATATGCAGATTTACTTTTTTATATGCTTTAAACATCGATCTGTTGCAGGGCCATAACACAAGACAAGAAAAAGTATTCACAGTTAAAATCAATTCAGAATAACCAATCACCCACTGCATATCTTTGGacttcacacagaaaggccccagacTCTATATAAACCCAGGACCTTCATCCTGGGAGGCAGATGAGCTAGCCACCACACCACCATCTCTGATAGgataataacattttattattcttatatCAAACCGATtgtgttcttttattttatttcacttcgAGCAACTTTTGGaaaccacacacatacaaaactttctgacttttttcacttttaaatgAAAACTTCTATGTTCGTGTATGAGACAATGACTTGCAGAAGTCAGTTTAGCATCCCCCTCAAACTACTGCatcacaaccacacacacacacacaaacgagGAAGTGCAGCTTCCTTAAACAAACCTCTTGTGGGGCATTTTCTGCAGCAGGCCATGTCTTGGCAGCGATCGTGCACTTTGTGTTCACCAAGTTAACAGACTCAGAGTGAGACAAGCCTCCCACCAATGCTGCCTCTGGTGAAATCAAATGACATCATAGAAAACGTCCAACAGCTCTCAAGTAAAAATGTACTGTGTCAGTATGATGATACACCTGGTGAAGATTAAAAAGAATGAATATTGTTTCTAGATATTGGCCTAGGGGAGTGCACGtctgtgcattttaaaatcagCAGTGTCATATAAGAACAGTGTTACCCAGCTGGACCATAAATATGTTGTTCAAGTGCAACACCAACAGCTTGGGTACAGTCCCCAGTGGTGACTAGTGTCTTCATGTGGCAGGATAAAGTTTTTTCGTTTTAGTTTGGTTGGAGttttttaaaccaaaatatTTATCCAAATTACACAAACATTGTTGCATCTTTATGACATACACATTATGCTTTAAATCCTGAATCAGTCGTTTTTCCCCTCTTCTAAAAATCAGTCGTTTAAAACCTGACTTCGGGCAATATCTGAGTTTAATCACACTTTTAATGACCTAACTTATGTGAATATGCCTGGCATCAGTATTGGATTATTATCATTACTGAACTTCTATGTGTTGTTTAATACCTTGGATTTTTTCTCCCTGTCCTGGTTCATGCTTTCTCGGTGGAGAATCGAGCTCCAGCCTCTGACAGACGGTATCAAACTCGAAGCTTGGCTCACACTGCCGCCCAGGGGCCAGCGGGGTACTTGCAACAGGGCCTTCTCCGCAGCGCCTCTGGATGATCCGCCTCCTGAAGCATTTGTATGTGACTTCATGGGCCTCGTATTGTCCCTGAGCAGACaaataataatgatttttttataCCATCTCAAAATAAGGTTATTTAAAATTAAGAATCTATTAAGAGCCCAACTTCCTGTTAAGATTTTCGAAACCTTTCAGAGCAGTATGCTAATATTCAGTAGTTGTTTAAATGCTTTACAGTGATTACTGAGGAAGCCACTGGAAAGTTTGTGTTGTTAAGTGGTTGCTGAGGTTCCTCTAGTGTTTATAAATGCACTGAGCATTCAGGCATgttaatgtattattattatgatgattgtcattattattattattaaagaatAATAAGTTCCTGAtctctgtttttaatgtttttacacattaaaaacacactgatATAGACGTCTGTCTCACTATTCATTCCTTCTTATGCTTTTTTACATTGAACACACctaacaaaaactaaaagataagacattgtttaaaaatatacattttcagCTGACCGTGTAGTCGGCCTATAGGATTCTGTAGTGTAGCTGAAAGTCGagtatttacatgtaaagttCACTTATTAGTAGTTTTATTTTGCTGCTGAGTTTCCGGTATAGTCTCTTGCACCGTTTCTCCGTCCAGCTTAACGCGACTATTTCCTCTGATCCGCCCCAGAACTTCTGGAAGGAGAGCCTCAGTTCAAGCCACGGTTTGTTCTTTCCCCTCCAAGATGGAGGCTTTGGGAGGTTATCCTACCAGGTCCTCCAACCCAAAAGCGAAAAAGTTAACTGTGCTGTTGAGCATGACGGTGGGTGTGGGGTGTTTATTTCTTCTGCAGACCCAGCTGGTGAAACCCAGAAAACCGAAGGATTTTTATTCTTTCGAGGTGAAGGACGCGAAGGGCAGGACGGTTTCTCTGGAGAAGTACCGAGGAAAAGTATGTCCACATCATCAGCCGTTGTTTCAGACTGAGAATAAATCTGTTTAACTGTTTAACTTACCCCGTGTCAGTTTAGACTTGATTTATTTTGCAGAGTGCGTATTTTTAagagctttttaaaataactgtgCACTGCGCCTAATCCTCTCCTTTGCAGGCGTCCTTAGTTGTAAACGTGGCGAGTTACTGCCAGCAGACGGAGGCGAACTACAAGTCTCTACAGGAGCTCCACCGGGAGCTGGGCACCTCTCACTTCAACGTCCTGGCCTTTCCCTGCGGACAGTTCGGGGATACGGAGACCGGAACCAGCCGGGACATCGAAGCTTTCGCCAAGTCAGCCTACGGCGTTACCTTTCCTTTCTTCAGCAAGATCAAAATAATGGGATCAGAGGCTGACCCTGCTTTCAAATTCCTCACAGGTTGGGAGAAAGACTTTTAACGAATATCATGACTGTGGGATCACTGAGTGAGATCACAGAAACACTGATTACATATTTATACCTGCTCCAAGTGCAGGATGTATTTAAGGATGGAAGGAAGTCAAATTTGGAGCTGTCACCAAACCTCAAATACTTAACAATTGGTCTCACCTGTATTCCAGGTACAAGTGTTGATAGTCTAAAACCAAACTAGATTAGGCAAAGCCTACTTTTACTTCATCTGAGAGGAAAATAATCTGTTACTGTTGTAAAATGTGGAGCTGAACGTaaagttttgtatttttcaatCACCCCAGGGTAATTTAATGAGTTTTTATGAACATGATGCACCTGAAAGAAGACCTGCAGAACAAGTCTATGAACTCCAGAGGTAACTGGAATATAAAGTATGGTTCTGATCTATTCTTTGATTACAAGACTTGATGGTATAAAATTTAATCAATTCAGTGTCATATCTGCTAAGTAACAACTTCATTTATGTTTGTAAAGCAGCAGAACTGACATTCTGCTCCATGCATTAGAATCTGTTTTTGTTAattaactgtatttttacagttaatattattaatatacaGTAACACAACAGTCGTGGTGAGCTATAATGATTAGCAGCCAAGGGGAATTTATCATTTAAATTAATGCTATTACAGCATATGAACATAAGTATGCACATTTGAGTTTTTTAGTATTAGGTTTTCACTTGATTTTCAGTTACAACACATACATTTTTCACTGCACTATCAAATTATATAATATTGAAATGATACTATAGGATTGTGTAgctattttcttttattcttattttatttatttaatataattttttatgcATGTATTATTTTGATTTGATAGTGTCCACTTCTGTTAGGAAGTAGCTAAAAGGAGTTATTGgggttctttttttctgtcatcatggTACTCTGCTATTAAGTTAAGGCATTTGGTATTTTTGGTATTTTAGCATCCTGTAATCTACCTaactgtcagtgtttttaaGCATATTTTAGACCCTgatgtgtctgtctctgttttaTCCTGGTTTTACCTTTGAGgaatatttttttgtcttcagtGTGTAATAGTTTGTTTTACTATATGGAAACTGACTACTTACTTGTTGCTGCCCATCTTGGgcaaacaactttaaaaattgcttaaaaataagataaatttaaaaaaaaaaaaagaaagaaagaaagaaatgtagcATTAACAACTGTTCTGCGacatcttgtttgtttttcagattcTGTGAAGAAAATTCCAAAGTGGAACTTCTGGAAGTTTCTGGTGAACCCAGAAGGGAAGGTGGTTCGATTCTGGCGAATAGAGGAGCCCATGGAAAGCATCAGAGAAGAGGTCACAGCAATGGTGCGGGAAATCATCCTAAAGAAACGAGTGGAGCTATGATGGCCCCTAGTGATCGGTACTGGACATAGCACTGCTTTATGTCTGTGTTTCCTGAGCTGTGGCAGCCAGGAAGGACTGAACTGTTGACAGTGAGTGTTGCTTGGAGAGGGTTGTCGTTCCAGAAAGATGCAAGATGAAAATATCAGGCAATCACCGTGATGCAATGCAagtcagagtgtgtgtgcgtgt
This region of Pelmatolapia mariae isolate MD_Pm_ZW linkage group LG12, Pm_UMD_F_2, whole genome shotgun sequence genomic DNA includes:
- the LOC134638334 gene encoding cell division cycle protein 20 homolog B-like encodes the protein MPECSGQYEAHEVTYKCFRRRIIQRRCGEGPVASTPLAPGRQCEPSFEFDTVCQRLELDSPPRKHEPGQGEKIQEAALVGGLSHSESVNLVNTKCTIAAKTWPAAENAPQERWVWRPAVQEPENLNRSGYDERKYDLQPFATLNKATLSLHGKSVVKLGAPSLLNDYYTNLLDCSCNGMVALGLGSSVYIWNSETRGLVGHLDLSPQSGCQYRQSVSSLCWSTDGRALSIATRRGEIQVNELIELWDVEHKQNMRFLLSHLTVVRALSWKQQLLSSGSVLGHICHLDPRAFTPLVGATTQREGVCSLQWSPGGKWLASGSTEGLLHIWDDDIMGKKISSQPIMTVKQPSAVKAMGWCPWQGNIIATGGGWKDGELRIWDTQSASCVTSVQTNSQICSLQWAEKKRYLVTGHGLPHHKVTSWVWEFHSLSPIYQFTGHSDRVLHLALNPDNSQIFSTGADQRFHIWDL
- the gpx8 gene encoding probable glutathione peroxidase 8 produces the protein MEALGGYPTRSSNPKAKKLTVLLSMTVGVGCLFLLQTQLVKPRKPKDFYSFEVKDAKGRTVSLEKYRGKASLVVNVASYCQQTEANYKSLQELHRELGTSHFNVLAFPCGQFGDTETGTSRDIEAFAKSAYGVTFPFFSKIKIMGSEADPAFKFLTDSVKKIPKWNFWKFLVNPEGKVVRFWRIEEPMESIREEVTAMVREIILKKRVEL